The window CGTCCTCGGCATTCGCGGCGGGCACGCGCACCGTCAGATCGCCCTTGTCGACCCTCAGAACGAGGTAGATTCTGTCCTCGCCCTTAATGTTGCGCGTCTCGATCGCTTCAATACGAGCAGCCCCATGATGGGGGTAGACAACAGTGTCGCCGACCTTGAAAGCCATGTGACAGGTACCCCTTCCGCTACCACAAGGATACCACGAATCTGTGACTTAACGTACCTATTAGGTTTGCGAACACGCAGGTCAGGCCCCACTTTTCAGGGCTTGACAAAGTGTACCCGAGGCCTGCTGCGCACCTGGTCAGACCCTGTACGGAAGGGCTTGCGGACGCCGTGTCCGCCCCTTCACCGGAGCCTGGGAAGGGCGTTACGGACACGCCCGAGAAGCCTTCCGGGAGGGGCCGGAGCGACGGATCTCACGGTGCCGGGTCGACTGGCGCACGTCGTCCGCGAGAGCCCCCGACGACCCGCCGGAACGGCCGCCGCGGGGTCCGCCTCCGGCCGCCGCGCAGCCCGTTCGGGCCGGTCGGCCGCCCGTGTCCCCGCCCCGGCCAGGCACCGCGCGCTCCGGCGCGGCGCCGGGGGCACCCGCGGTTCGGACGCCCGAGGGGGACGCGTCCGCGTGGCGAAGAGGCGGGCCCGGCCCGCGAGCGGCGTACGGCCCGGCAGGCCCGGGCCCGCGCGACCGCCCCGGGCGTACGGAGTGACCGTCGAGGGAACCGCGGCCGGCTTCCCGGAGGGCTCCTCTCCGGGCTCAGCCCTCGGGGTCGTAGTCCTCGCGCTTCTCCCCCGTCACCATGTAGACGAGGTTGTCGGCGACGTGCACCGCGTGGTCGCCGAAGCGCTCGTAGAACCGGCCGACCAGGGTGACGTCCATGGTGGCCTCCACCCCGTACTCCCACCCGGGGGCGAGGATGCGCTGCAGCAGCTTGCGCCGCAGCCGGTCCATCGTGTCGTCGTCCTTGTCCAGCTCCAGGGCGGTGTCGGGGTCGCGGTCCATGATGACCTCGCCCGCCTTGGTGACCAGCAGTTCCGCCTGGTGACCCATCTCCAGCACGATCGACCGCACCGGCTTGGGGATCGCCGAGTCGGGGTGGCGGCGCCGCGCGATCTTGGCCAGGTGGACGGCGTGGTCGCCCATCCGCTCCAGGTCGCCGCGCATGTACAGGGAGGTGATGATGGTGCGCAGGTCGGAGGCGACCGGCTGCTGCCGGGCCATCAGGCTGAACGCGGTGTCCTCGATCTCCTGGTCGAGCCGGTTGATCTGCTCGTCACCGGAGATGACCTCCTGCGCCGCGTTGATGTCACTGTCCAGCAGCGCCGTGGTCGCACGAGCGACGGCGTGCCGGGCGAGCCGCGTCATCTCGACGAGGCGTTCACTCAGGCTGTCAAGGTCCTCGTGGTAGGTATCGCGCATGGCGTCAATGCTCCCAGTGGTTGATTGAAGAGTCGGCCAAGAGTTGGTGAACGATGCAAGAACCTCGGTTGTGTCGCATGCCCTGGCCGGGTAAAGCCCCAGCCAGCACGTTTACGATCGAATCGTGCAAGGGGAACTTCTCGCCGCGGTGACCGGCATCATCGGACTCGTCACGGGCGTCGTCATCGGCGTCCTGGCCGGTCCTTTCTTCCGTACGGGTACCGCCGCACGGCAACGGCAGGCTCCGGAGCCCGCGAACCGCGACGGCGGCGTACTGCCCTCAGGCATAGCCGAGGTGCTCTCCGCGATCCCCTCCTCCGCCGTCGTGCTGGACTCCGCCGACAGGGTCCTGCGCGCCTCCTCCGCCGCACGCGCCTTCGGCATCGTGCGGGGCGAGGAACTGGTCATAGGCGAACTCCTCACCCTGGCCCGGCAGGTACGGCGGGACGGCGTCATCCGGGAGACGGACATCGAGGTCGCCGTGCGCAAGTTCGGCCCCGACGCCACGTCCTTCGCCGTGCGGGTGGCCCCCCTGGGAGGGACCGGGCTGGTGCTGGTGCTGGCCGAGGACCAGACCGAGCACCGGCGCCTGGAGGCGGTCCGCCGCGACTTCGTCGCGAACATCTCGCACGAGCTGAAGACCCCGGTGGGCGCTTTGTCCCTGTTGGCGGAAACCGTACAGGACGCCAGTGACGACCCGGAAGCGGTGCGTCGCTTCACCGAGCGCATGCAGATCGAGGCCTCCCGGCTGACCGCGGTGATCCAGGACCTCATCACGCTCTCGCGCATCCAGGGCGCCGAGCCGATGGCCGAACCCGCCCGGGTCGACCTCGGCCCCGTCGTCGAGGAGGCGCTGGACTCGGTGCGCATGCCCGCGGACGCCAAGGGGATCGAGCTGGTCGGCAGCGGAGCCGAGGGCGTCGTGGTCATGGGCGACGAGGGGCTGCTGGGCACGGCCCTGCGCAACCTGGTCGCCAACGCCGTGGCCTACAGCCCCAAGAACACCCGGGTCGCCGTGTCCGTGGTGTTGTCCAGGTCCAGCGTGGACGTCAGCGTCGCCGACCAGGGCATAGGGATCCCGCAGCAGGACCTTGAAAGGATCTTCGAGCGGTTCTACCGTGTGGACGCCGCTCGGAGCCGGGCCACCGGAGGTACCGGTCTGGGCCTGGCGATCGTCAAGCACATCATGACCCACCACCGTGGAGAAGTGACCGTGTGGAGCAAGGAGGGGTCGGGGTCGACGTTCACTCTGCGTCTGCCCCGTTCCGAGAGCCGGGGGCCCGAGGCCGCCCGGAACACCGACCGTCAGGAGGCGGCACAGTGACGCGCGTACTCGTTGTCGAGGACGAGGAATCCTACAGCGACGCCCTGTCGTACATGCTGCGCAAGGAGGGCTTCGAGGTCGCCGTGGCGCCCACCGGGACCGTGGCGTTGGAGACCTTCGACCGTACCGGGGCCGACCTGGTGCTGCTGGACCTGATGCTGCCGGGGCTGTCGGGCACCGAGGTGTGCCGGACGCTGCGGCAGAAGTCCAACGTCCCCGTGATCATGCTCACCGCCAAGGACTCCGAGATCGACAAGGTCGTCGGTCTGGAGCTGGGCGCCGACGACTACGTGACCAAGCCCTTCTCCTCCCGCGAGCTGGTGGCCCGCATCCGCGCGGTGCTGCGCCGCCGGGGCGAGGACGAGGTCGTGCTGCCCGCCGCCCTGGAGGCCGGTCCCGTCCGGATGGACGTGGAGCGGCACGTGGTGACGGTGCGCGGCGACAACGTGCAGCTCCCCCTCAAGGAGTTCGAGCTGCTGGAGGTGCTCCTGCGCAACGCCGGGCGGGTGCTCACCAGGATGCAGCTCATCGACCGCGTGTGGGGCGCCGACTACGTCGGTGACACCAAGACCCTCGACGTGCACGTCAAGAGGCTGCGCGCCAAGATCGAGGAGGACCCCGGCAGCCCGCGCTACATCGTGACCGTCCGCGGTCTGGGCTACAAGTTCGAGCCGGTGACCGTCGACGTCTGAGGGGCACGGGATCTCTCCGGGGATTCCCCCTCCTGCGTCCTTCCCGTGTCCCGGGCCGTGGCGGCGTCCACAGCCCGGGCCCCTTCATGCCTCCAGGACGACCGTGAACGGCCCCTCGTTGGTGAGGGAGACCGACATCTTCGCGCCGAACACCCCCGTGGCCACCACGGCGCCGAGTGAGCGCAGCTCCTCGACGACCGCGTCCACGAGGGGTTCGGCGACGGGGCCGGGCGCCGCGGCCTGCCACGTGGGGCGGCGGCCCTTGCGCGCGTCGCCGTAGAGCGTGAACTGGCTGACGACGAGCAGCGGGGCGCCGGTGTCGGAGCACGACCGCTCGTCCTCCAGGATCCGCAGCGTCCACAGCTTCCTGGCGATCCTGACCGCCTCGGCGGCGGTGTCGGTGTGGGTGACCCCCACCAGCGCCATCAGGCCCGGTTCGGTGACCTGCCCGACCACCTCGCCGTCCACCGTCACCGACGCGTGCGACACGCGCTGCACGACCGCGCGCATGGTGCCTCCCCCTCGTGGTCTGCGGCGGCCTACCGCCGCTGGAACTGGTTGAGCGCCCGCAGCCGCCGGGCGTTGGTGATGATGCCGGTCAGCGTCACCACGAACGTGGTGATGGAGTCCGCGAAGTCCTCGATCCGCCACTCCCTCGGCCCCGTGTACCAGGCCAGGCCGTCACCGGTCAGCTCCTCGGGGGTCAGGTCGGTGAGCGCGGCCGAGGCCAGGATGTTGGCCCAGTGGTCGACGTCGTCGAAGATCACCGCGTAGGGCAGGTAGCGCGAGTACAGCTCCACCCGCTGCCCCGGGGGAGCGGTCGCCGAGCGCGGGCTCAGCAGGTAGTCGCGGAAGCCCACCGTGTGCGCGTACACCGAGCTGCCCAGGGCGGTCTTGGCGGGCATGTACTGCGCGCCCGCCGTGACGGCGGCGCCCGCGATGATGACGGCCAGCCCGGTGAACGCCGCGCTGGTGAAGACCGCCAGGACGCCGGTCAGGAGCACGCCCGCGGCCGTCACCGCCATGCCGACGGCGCTCCAGCGGCCGCGCACCTGGCTGGGCGAGCGGGCGAACCACTTCAGCCGCACCATGTCCCGGTACAGCTCCTCGCGCACGCGGTCGATGCGCGCCGGGAAGTCCGGGGAGGTGCGGGGCGAGCCGACCTGGGACAGGCGCACGGTCGGGCGCCCGCCGAAGAGCGCGTCCAGCAGAAGCCACTCGTAGGAGCGGAGGGTGTCCTCCGGGGGGCCGTCCAGGCGCACCAGCCGCCAGTCCACGGACGTGAAGTGCTCGTGCGGCAGTTCCTCCAGGCGCACGTAGCCGCGCACCGCGAGGTCGACCACGGCACCGGTGAGGTCGGTGATGTCCACGGTCTCGTTGACGAGCGTGCCGATCTGTCCGGGGTGCACGTCGTCGGGCGGGGCGAACCGCAGGCGTCCGTGCTCGCCCTCGGCCACCGGGGCGTGGTCTCCGGCCGAGGCCTCGTCGCGCAGGACGCGCTCGTCGCGGCCCCGGACGCGGATCAGCACCACCAGGCCGCCCAGGAGCACCGCCAGCAGCAGTCCGAACACGCTGGCGGTGGCCGGGGTGACCGCGAACGCGGAGGCCAGGGACCAGCGGCGGGTGAGGATGGGTTCGCCCTCGGCGGTGCCGGGCGGGTAGTTGACGACGATGTCGA is drawn from Nocardiopsis dassonvillei subsp. dassonvillei DSM 43111 and contains these coding sequences:
- a CDS encoding sensor histidine kinase, whose protein sequence is MQGELLAAVTGIIGLVTGVVIGVLAGPFFRTGTAARQRQAPEPANRDGGVLPSGIAEVLSAIPSSAVVLDSADRVLRASSAARAFGIVRGEELVIGELLTLARQVRRDGVIRETDIEVAVRKFGPDATSFAVRVAPLGGTGLVLVLAEDQTEHRRLEAVRRDFVANISHELKTPVGALSLLAETVQDASDDPEAVRRFTERMQIEASRLTAVIQDLITLSRIQGAEPMAEPARVDLGPVVEEALDSVRMPADAKGIELVGSGAEGVVVMGDEGLLGTALRNLVANAVAYSPKNTRVAVSVVLSRSSVDVSVADQGIGIPQQDLERIFERFYRVDAARSRATGGTGLGLAIVKHIMTHHRGEVTVWSKEGSGSTFTLRLPRSESRGPEAARNTDRQEAAQ
- a CDS encoding DUF2207 domain-containing protein — translated: MWWVGSWRPAVAVATAVFVLSSLVTALVVAWPGGEAHAATPAAPAPTVPGGSVAAASDRSAPVITNDVRLELDHAGVLHGEETISFSGGAPATFTRSLTETMLYDTEYDRKFEVTGVRATDLDGDALDARVSRDDGSLSVEIPTEATSGVVLSYRVSGTVSEVSQGVQMEWRAVGAYSHTVETTDVTVTAPLPPGALSCLAGEPRSAMYCTASDMGADAGVAHFLQADMEPSDRLDIVVNYPPGTAEGEPILTRRWSLASAFAVTPATASVFGLLLAVLLGGLVVLIRVRGRDERVLRDEASAGDHAPVAEGEHGRLRFAPPDDVHPGQIGTLVNETVDITDLTGAVVDLAVRGYVRLEELPHEHFTSVDWRLVRLDGPPEDTLRSYEWLLLDALFGGRPTVRLSQVGSPRTSPDFPARIDRVREELYRDMVRLKWFARSPSQVRGRWSAVGMAVTAAGVLLTGVLAVFTSAAFTGLAVIIAGAAVTAGAQYMPAKTALGSSVYAHTVGFRDYLLSPRSATAPPGQRVELYSRYLPYAVIFDDVDHWANILASAALTDLTPEELTGDGLAWYTGPREWRIEDFADSITTFVVTLTGIITNARRLRALNQFQRR
- the phoU gene encoding phosphate signaling complex protein PhoU; this translates as MRDTYHEDLDSLSERLVEMTRLARHAVARATTALLDSDINAAQEVISGDEQINRLDQEIEDTAFSLMARQQPVASDLRTIITSLYMRGDLERMGDHAVHLAKIARRRHPDSAIPKPVRSIVLEMGHQAELLVTKAGEVIMDRDPDTALELDKDDDTMDRLRRKLLQRILAPGWEYGVEATMDVTLVGRFYERFGDHAVHVADNLVYMVTGEKREDYDPEG
- a CDS encoding response regulator transcription factor codes for the protein MTRVLVVEDEESYSDALSYMLRKEGFEVAVAPTGTVALETFDRTGADLVLLDLMLPGLSGTEVCRTLRQKSNVPVIMLTAKDSEIDKVVGLELGADDYVTKPFSSRELVARIRAVLRRRGEDEVVLPAALEAGPVRMDVERHVVTVRGDNVQLPLKEFELLEVLLRNAGRVLTRMQLIDRVWGADYVGDTKTLDVHVKRLRAKIEEDPGSPRYIVTVRGLGYKFEPVTVDV
- the dtd gene encoding D-aminoacyl-tRNA deacylase: MRAVVQRVSHASVTVDGEVVGQVTEPGLMALVGVTHTDTAAEAVRIARKLWTLRILEDERSCSDTGAPLLVVSQFTLYGDARKGRRPTWQAAAPGPVAEPLVDAVVEELRSLGAVVATGVFGAKMSVSLTNEGPFTVVLEA